In one Zobellia galactanivorans genomic region, the following are encoded:
- a CDS encoding SprT-like domain-containing protein, with the protein MDNVLRKYLPERAVESCLELIQKTGAHLKIVNERVTRHGDYRRMPNGKHQITVNANLNKYRFLITLIHELAHLVAFEKYGRSIKPHGAEWKRIFQYLMLPFIRPEIFPSQLLPLLAHHFKNPKASSSTDARLSIALKQFDAQNTDKTYVFQVPLGSVFRIYNGKLYKRGNRRIKRYECIEVATGRMYLFQPNAEVELIFE; encoded by the coding sequence GTGGATAATGTGTTGCGAAAATATCTCCCCGAAAGGGCCGTTGAATCGTGTCTTGAATTAATTCAGAAAACAGGTGCGCACCTGAAGATCGTTAATGAAAGGGTCACGCGACATGGCGATTACAGAAGAATGCCCAACGGGAAGCATCAGATTACCGTTAACGCAAACCTCAATAAATATCGCTTTTTAATTACCCTGATCCACGAACTGGCCCATTTGGTGGCATTTGAAAAGTACGGTAGAAGCATAAAGCCTCACGGTGCGGAGTGGAAGCGTATATTTCAATACCTCATGCTGCCCTTTATTCGTCCCGAAATATTTCCCTCGCAATTATTGCCCCTTTTGGCGCATCACTTTAAGAACCCCAAGGCGAGTAGTAGTACCGATGCCCGATTGTCGATAGCCCTCAAACAGTTTGATGCCCAAAACACCGATAAAACCTATGTTTTTCAGGTGCCTTTAGGTAGCGTTTTCCGTATTTATAACGGAAAACTGTATAAAAGGGGAAATAGAAGGATCAAACGATACGAATGTATAGAGGTCGCAACGGGCCGTATGTATCTTTTTCAGCCAAATGCGGAAGTGGAATTGATTTTTGAGTGA
- a CDS encoding SDR family NAD(P)-dependent oxidoreductase yields the protein MANVIITGSSRGIGFELAKLFADEGHKVLALSRNDRPISELGHKNIFSFPFDLGNPSDFKKMEDFVDVNFKSVDLLINNAGKLLNKPFLETEAEEFEAVYKVNVFGVAEMTRRVLPKMSKEGHVVTISSMGGVQGSVKFPGLSAYSSSKGAVITLTELWAEEFKETGPSFNVLALGAVQTEMLEEAFPGYEAPTTALEMAGYIKDFALNGHKFYNGKLLQVSNSTP from the coding sequence ATGGCAAATGTTATTATTACGGGCTCGAGTAGGGGAATAGGTTTTGAACTGGCAAAATTGTTTGCGGATGAAGGTCATAAAGTCTTGGCCTTATCGCGAAATGACCGACCTATATCAGAATTGGGCCATAAAAATATTTTCAGTTTCCCCTTTGATTTGGGTAATCCTTCCGATTTTAAGAAAATGGAAGATTTTGTGGATGTAAACTTTAAATCGGTAGACCTGCTTATCAACAACGCGGGAAAGTTGCTGAACAAACCTTTTCTAGAGACTGAAGCCGAGGAGTTCGAAGCGGTTTATAAGGTAAACGTATTCGGTGTTGCCGAAATGACGAGAAGGGTCCTTCCTAAAATGTCAAAGGAAGGCCATGTGGTGACCATTAGCTCTATGGGCGGTGTTCAGGGGAGCGTTAAGTTTCCGGGCTTGTCGGCATACAGTTCCAGTAAGGGGGCCGTCATTACACTCACGGAACTGTGGGCGGAAGAGTTTAAGGAAACCGGCCCGTCTTTCAATGTTTTGGCCTTAGGGGCGGTTCAGACGGAAATGCTAGAAGAAGCCTTTCCGGGCTATGAGGCGCCTACTACAGCTTTGGAGATGGCCGGGTATATCAAAGATTTCGCCTTAAATGGACATAAATTTTACAATGGCAAGTTGCTTCAGGTCAGCAATAGTACTCCTTGA
- a CDS encoding M28 family metallopeptidase, translating to MKKSFVFLTGMLVMACGSSKIDESVTLQSEEAVQFDRSLMEVPKKADDLNGINGAIGASKNQFSNSDKVGAIMTFLASDDLQGRDTGSEGIEKAAGFIENVFSENNIRPYFQTYRDELSNYDQPAFNVVGMVEGNDPELKNEFVIVGAHYDHIGLIAEENGDKIANGANDNATGTTTVLELARYFGNTKTNKRSIIFALFSAEEKGLLGSKHLAQKLKEANLNLYVMLNYEMVGVPLVDKDYLAYLTGYEESNMADVANSYAEGGTYAGFLPKAKEFNLFMRSDNYPFHEAFGVPSQTFSTFDFTNFNHYHKVGDEISEMDFGHMANLINKSIPVVEGIVNASTKEIRYN from the coding sequence ATGAAAAAGAGTTTTGTGTTCTTGACGGGCATGCTGGTAATGGCCTGTGGATCGTCTAAAATTGATGAATCGGTAACGCTTCAGAGCGAAGAGGCCGTGCAGTTTGATCGAAGTCTGATGGAAGTGCCTAAGAAGGCCGACGACCTTAATGGTATAAACGGTGCTATAGGTGCATCAAAAAATCAATTCTCGAACAGCGATAAGGTTGGTGCTATCATGACCTTCTTGGCTTCTGATGACCTTCAGGGCAGGGATACGGGTAGCGAGGGTATTGAAAAGGCCGCCGGGTTTATCGAGAACGTTTTTTCGGAAAATAACATAAGACCTTATTTTCAAACCTATCGGGATGAGTTGTCCAATTATGACCAACCTGCGTTCAATGTGGTAGGTATGGTAGAGGGCAACGATCCTGAATTAAAGAACGAGTTTGTAATTGTCGGGGCCCATTATGATCATATAGGCTTGATAGCCGAAGAGAACGGCGATAAAATTGCCAATGGGGCCAACGATAATGCTACGGGAACGACTACCGTATTGGAATTGGCCCGTTATTTTGGAAATACAAAGACCAACAAGCGGAGCATTATCTTTGCGCTTTTTAGTGCCGAGGAAAAAGGACTTTTAGGGTCGAAGCATTTGGCGCAAAAACTAAAGGAAGCCAATTTGAACCTTTATGTAATGCTTAATTATGAGATGGTAGGCGTGCCCTTGGTAGATAAGGACTATCTAGCCTATTTAACAGGGTATGAGGAGTCGAATATGGCCGATGTGGCCAATAGCTATGCGGAAGGTGGTACCTATGCGGGTTTTCTTCCAAAGGCAAAGGAGTTCAATCTTTTTATGAGGTCTGATAACTATCCTTTTCATGAGGCTTTCGGTGTGCCTTCGCAAACCTTTAGCACCTTTGATTTTACCAATTTCAATCACTATCACAAGGTGGGGGACGAGATCTCTGAAATGGACTTCGGCCATATGGCCAACTTGATTAATAAAAGTATTCCGGTTGTAGAGGGTATCGTAAACGCCTCGACTAAAGAAATTCGATATAACTAA
- a CDS encoding pyruvate dehydrogenase complex dihydrolipoamide acetyltransferase has translation MAEVINMPRLSDTMEEGTVAKWLKNVGDKVEEGDILAEIETDKATMEFESFYEGTLLHIGIPEGEGAPVDSLLAIIGKEGEDISSLLNGSAASSEVQEADAADEPVDDSSESSDEVSASAEVPEGVEIVKMPRLSDTMEEGTVAAWLKKVGDTVEEGEILAEIETDKATMEFESFYSGTLLYIGIQEGESSPVDAVLAIIGPAGTDVDAVLNAKPSSGGKASAPAETPKEAPKKEAAEPKSVNDGQRIFASPLAKKIAKEKGIDLSSVPGSGDNGRIVKKDVENYTPAAAPAAAPQKAAATAAAPASAPVILPVGEEGSEEVKNSQMRKTIAKRLSESKFTAPHYYLTIEVDMGNAMASRKQINDLPDTKVSFNDMVVKACAMALKKHPQVNTTWKGDTTRYNHHVHVGVAVAVDDGLVVPVVKFTDQLSLTQIGAAVKDLAGRARNKKLTPAEMDGSTFTVSNLGMFGITEFTSIINQPNSAILSVGAIVQKPVVKDGQIVVGNTMKVTLACDHRTVDGATGAQFLLTLRSYLENPVTMLA, from the coding sequence ATGGCAGAAGTAATAAACATGCCCCGCTTAAGCGATACCATGGAAGAGGGTACCGTGGCCAAGTGGTTAAAAAACGTTGGAGACAAGGTTGAAGAGGGTGATATACTGGCAGAAATAGAGACCGATAAGGCTACTATGGAGTTCGAATCTTTTTATGAGGGAACACTGTTGCATATCGGTATACCAGAGGGTGAAGGCGCTCCGGTTGATTCTTTGTTGGCCATTATCGGTAAGGAAGGTGAAGATATCTCTTCCCTATTGAACGGTAGTGCGGCGTCTTCTGAAGTTCAGGAAGCCGATGCGGCGGATGAGCCGGTAGACGATAGTTCTGAAAGTTCCGATGAGGTTAGCGCTTCTGCTGAAGTTCCTGAGGGTGTGGAAATCGTAAAGATGCCCCGCTTGAGCGATACTATGGAAGAGGGTACCGTTGCCGCTTGGTTGAAAAAAGTAGGTGATACGGTAGAAGAAGGTGAGATTTTAGCCGAAATCGAAACGGATAAGGCTACAATGGAATTTGAATCTTTCTATTCGGGAACCTTATTATATATAGGTATACAGGAAGGTGAATCTTCACCGGTCGATGCGGTTTTGGCCATTATAGGCCCTGCGGGTACCGACGTTGATGCCGTGCTTAATGCAAAACCATCTTCTGGTGGAAAAGCAAGTGCTCCTGCAGAAACCCCAAAGGAAGCACCGAAGAAAGAGGCCGCCGAACCAAAGTCGGTAAACGATGGACAGCGTATTTTTGCCTCACCTTTGGCCAAGAAAATAGCTAAGGAAAAAGGCATCGATTTATCCAGTGTTCCTGGTTCTGGGGATAATGGAAGAATCGTAAAGAAAGACGTCGAAAATTATACGCCTGCCGCAGCACCGGCAGCTGCACCGCAAAAAGCGGCAGCTACGGCTGCAGCCCCTGCAAGCGCGCCTGTAATCTTACCGGTTGGTGAAGAAGGCTCCGAAGAGGTGAAAAATTCGCAGATGCGTAAGACTATCGCCAAACGATTGTCTGAGTCTAAATTTACGGCTCCTCATTATTACCTTACTATTGAGGTAGATATGGGCAATGCAATGGCTTCTAGAAAGCAAATAAACGATTTGCCCGATACCAAGGTGTCCTTTAACGATATGGTAGTGAAGGCCTGTGCCATGGCATTGAAGAAACATCCTCAAGTCAATACGACTTGGAAGGGTGATACAACACGTTACAACCATCATGTACATGTAGGTGTGGCCGTAGCGGTAGATGACGGCCTTGTGGTGCCGGTCGTGAAATTTACAGATCAGTTGAGTTTAACGCAAATCGGTGCCGCCGTTAAGGATTTGGCCGGTCGTGCAAGAAACAAAAAACTTACCCCGGCTGAAATGGACGGAAGTACGTTCACGGTTTCTAACTTGGGTATGTTCGGTATTACCGAGTTTACTTCAATTATCAACCAGCCTAATTCTGCAATTCTTTCCGTAGGGGCCATTGTGCAAAAACCAGTGGTGAAAGACGGTCAGATCGTAGTGGGGAATACAATGAAGGTAACCTTGGCCTGTGACCATAGAACGGTCGATGGTGCTACAGGGGCCCAATTTTTATTGACTTTACGTTCTTATTTGGAAAATCCGGTGACCATGCTGGCCTAA
- the pdhA gene encoding pyruvate dehydrogenase (acetyl-transferring) E1 component subunit alpha, giving the protein MKKITKEVYLKWYEDMLFWRKFEDKLAQVYIQQKVRGFLHLYNGQEAVLAGSLHAMDLTKDRMITAYRNHVQPIGMGVDPRKVMAELYGKVTGTSKGMGGSMHIFSKEHRFHGGHGIVGGQIPLGAGMAFGDKYAGRDNVTLCYMGDGAVRQGSFHEALNLAMLWQLPVVFICENNGYAMGTSVERTAYSTEIWKLGLGYEMPCGPVDGMDPVTVAQEVSKAVDRARSGGGPTFLEMKTYRYRGHSMSDAQHYRTKEEVKEYQKIDPITQVLDIIKENNYASEEEIKAIDKRVKDLVLECEKFADESDYPPVQQLYDMVYEQEDFPFVQHK; this is encoded by the coding sequence ATGAAAAAAATTACCAAAGAGGTATATCTGAAATGGTATGAGGATATGTTGTTCTGGCGTAAGTTCGAAGACAAGCTGGCACAGGTCTACATTCAACAAAAAGTTAGAGGTTTTTTACATTTGTACAATGGTCAAGAAGCTGTTTTGGCCGGCTCATTGCATGCAATGGACCTTACCAAAGACCGGATGATTACGGCTTATAGAAACCATGTACAGCCAATTGGTATGGGTGTGGATCCCCGAAAAGTAATGGCCGAATTGTATGGAAAGGTAACCGGTACCTCAAAAGGTATGGGTGGATCTATGCATATATTCTCTAAAGAACATCGTTTTCACGGTGGACATGGTATCGTGGGCGGTCAAATTCCGTTGGGTGCCGGTATGGCCTTTGGTGATAAATATGCAGGAAGGGACAACGTTACCTTATGTTATATGGGTGATGGTGCCGTACGCCAAGGTTCCTTTCATGAAGCCTTGAACTTGGCCATGTTATGGCAACTTCCGGTAGTCTTCATTTGTGAAAACAATGGATATGCCATGGGAACTTCGGTAGAAAGAACTGCCTACTCCACTGAAATCTGGAAACTCGGCTTGGGCTATGAAATGCCTTGTGGTCCCGTAGACGGTATGGACCCCGTAACGGTGGCCCAAGAAGTGAGCAAGGCCGTTGATAGGGCACGTTCTGGTGGCGGACCTACTTTCTTGGAAATGAAAACATACCGATATAGAGGACACTCTATGTCAGATGCGCAACACTATAGAACTAAGGAAGAAGTAAAGGAATATCAGAAAATTGATCCCATTACCCAGGTTCTTGATATTATTAAAGAAAATAATTACGCATCGGAAGAAGAGATAAAAGCTATAGACAAAAGGGTGAAGGATTTGGTCTTGGAATGCGAGAAATTTGCAGACGAGTCAGACTATCCGCCAGTACAGCAATTGTACGATATGGTCTATGAACAAGAAGATTTTCCATTTGTACAACATAAATAA
- the cdd gene encoding cytidine deaminase, with product MQKRNITFELTTFDSLEELSSEDANLMAEAVAARKNAYAPYSNFQVGAAVLLENGEIVIGNNQENASYPSGLCAERVAVFYAGAKYPGVGIKSIAITATSTTYQLTEPAAPCGNCRQSISEYEVRQKSPIALLMMGETGKILKCDSMADILPLGFDSSFL from the coding sequence ATGCAAAAACGGAATATTACTTTTGAATTGACCACTTTCGATTCCTTGGAGGAACTGAGCAGTGAAGATGCCAATCTAATGGCCGAGGCCGTAGCGGCCAGGAAGAATGCCTATGCACCCTATTCGAATTTTCAGGTAGGGGCCGCCGTGCTTTTGGAGAACGGCGAAATTGTTATCGGTAACAACCAAGAAAATGCCTCATATCCTTCGGGACTTTGTGCGGAAAGGGTAGCGGTTTTTTATGCTGGGGCCAAATATCCGGGTGTGGGCATCAAATCGATAGCCATTACCGCCACTTCTACAACCTATCAGTTAACTGAACCTGCGGCGCCTTGTGGGAATTGTAGGCAGTCTATTTCAGAGTACGAGGTGCGGCAAAAAAGTCCCATAGCCCTCTTGATGATGGGGGAAACCGGCAAAATATTAAAGTGCGATTCTATGGCCGATATACTGCCGCTTGGCTTCGATAGTTCTTTTTTGTAA
- the porV gene encoding type IX secretion system outer membrane channel protein PorV translates to MKKLSMLVLLAFACKISAQEAGDRVITTAVPFLNITADARAAGMGDMGVATSTDAYSQQWNPAKFAFAERKMGVGLGYTPYLSNAISGIGLLNASYFNKINDQSAFAFSLRYFTLGDIELRQNYEDIGTVVKPNELSFDGSYSLKLSPTFSMAVGGRYIRSNLKFQNDSNVDAKPGSTFAVDVAGFYRSREIAYNSFDGRWRAGFNISNLGGKIAYDENGQDNFIPTNLKFGVGFDIILDQDNVLGFTSEFNKLLVPTPKDFDGDGDLDADDRDEYQNIGFLSGVFKSFGDAPDGFSEELKEMTWALGAEYTYQDAFMFRTGYFNESDVKGYRKYFTLGAGFKFNSAQIDLSYLFSTSKITNPVENSLRFSVTFNLGDEFYND, encoded by the coding sequence ATGAAAAAATTATCAATGCTTGTTTTGCTTGCTTTTGCTTGCAAAATATCGGCCCAAGAGGCGGGTGATCGTGTGATTACGACCGCAGTTCCCTTTTTGAACATTACAGCAGATGCCAGGGCAGCTGGTATGGGAGATATGGGTGTCGCAACTTCTACCGATGCTTATTCCCAACAGTGGAACCCCGCAAAATTTGCTTTTGCAGAACGAAAAATGGGAGTTGGTCTCGGCTATACACCCTATTTGAGCAATGCCATTTCGGGAATAGGTCTTTTAAACGCTAGTTACTTTAATAAAATTAACGATCAGAGCGCTTTCGCCTTCAGTCTTCGGTATTTTACTTTGGGTGATATTGAGCTAAGGCAGAATTATGAAGATATAGGTACGGTGGTAAAGCCGAACGAACTGTCTTTTGATGGTTCATATTCCTTAAAACTAAGTCCGACGTTCTCAATGGCCGTAGGAGGTAGGTATATAAGGTCGAACCTGAAATTTCAGAACGACAGTAATGTAGATGCCAAGCCGGGTAGTACCTTTGCCGTTGATGTGGCCGGTTTTTACCGCTCAAGGGAAATAGCCTATAACAGTTTCGACGGACGTTGGAGGGCTGGATTCAATATTTCCAACTTGGGAGGCAAGATAGCTTATGACGAAAACGGACAAGATAACTTTATACCGACCAACCTGAAGTTCGGTGTTGGCTTTGATATCATCTTGGATCAAGACAATGTTTTAGGGTTTACCTCTGAATTCAATAAATTATTGGTGCCTACCCCTAAAGATTTTGATGGCGATGGCGATTTGGATGCCGACGATAGGGACGAGTATCAGAACATCGGGTTCTTAAGCGGTGTTTTTAAATCTTTTGGGGATGCCCCCGATGGTTTTAGCGAGGAATTGAAGGAGATGACATGGGCCTTAGGTGCGGAATACACCTATCAAGACGCTTTTATGTTCCGTACCGGATATTTCAATGAGAGTGATGTTAAGGGCTATAGAAAGTATTTTACCCTTGGTGCCGGCTTTAAGTTCAATTCGGCCCAAATAGACCTTTCTTATCTCTTCTCTACTTCAAAAATCACCAACCCTGTAGAAAATTCACTTCGTTTTTCCGTAACGTTTAATTTGGGAGACGAATTCTATAATGATTAA
- the gldJ gene encoding gliding motility lipoprotein GldJ, giving the protein MKKQFIKVVLSCAVIAGGFTVTSCKKSGSSKNVSRATGWKINAKEGGFQYNTDFKEQETAPGLVFVEGGTFTKGKVQDDVMHDWNNTPTSQHVQSFYMDETEVTNVMYLEYLDYLKSVYPPENPKYTNIYKGALPDTLVWRNRLGFNETMTNNYLRHPAYAEYPVVGVNWVQATQFAEWRTDRVNEVMLEREGYLAKDAKYKAAQGDVSGTFSTEAYLNRPESVYNGQIDSLQGKAKKDSVNTFAKRSSGIIMPEYRLPTETEWEYAAQANQGNREYNNYRGRKKYPWDGDYTRNGQRVGRGDQLANFKQGKGDYGGIAGWSDDGADITAQVMSYKPNDLGLYDMAGNVAEWVADVYRPIVDDEVSDFNYYRGNIYMKTAIGEDGKVNVLRDSIIYDTLPNGKIVAVNLPGEIKMVPVDEEETYLRTNFSSSDNRGYRDGDPGSSRFFDQFSDEEGEDDNKKMYNSPKHKVERDSTGKLIRHYDTSNNRTTLINDEVRVYKGGSWRDRAYWLDPAQRRYLPQYMATDYIGFRCAMSRVGSKSKTKNKTPRGKKVR; this is encoded by the coding sequence ATGAAAAAACAGTTTATCAAAGTTGTACTTTCTTGTGCAGTAATAGCGGGAGGTTTTACGGTTACCAGCTGTAAAAAATCCGGTTCTTCCAAAAATGTGTCGAGAGCCACAGGTTGGAAAATAAACGCCAAAGAAGGTGGTTTTCAATACAATACGGATTTCAAGGAGCAAGAAACCGCACCAGGCCTTGTATTTGTTGAGGGTGGTACTTTCACCAAAGGTAAGGTACAGGATGACGTTATGCACGATTGGAACAATACACCAACATCGCAACACGTACAGTCTTTTTATATGGACGAGACCGAGGTAACGAACGTCATGTACTTAGAGTACCTCGATTACCTAAAAAGTGTTTATCCTCCGGAAAACCCAAAATACACGAACATATATAAAGGTGCCCTACCCGATACCTTGGTATGGAGAAACCGCTTAGGTTTTAACGAAACCATGACCAACAACTACTTAAGGCACCCTGCCTATGCAGAGTATCCCGTAGTAGGTGTTAACTGGGTACAGGCCACACAATTTGCCGAATGGCGTACAGATCGTGTAAACGAAGTTATGCTCGAAAGGGAAGGATATTTGGCAAAAGACGCCAAGTACAAAGCCGCCCAAGGTGATGTTTCCGGTACTTTTAGCACCGAAGCCTACCTTAACAGACCTGAATCTGTTTATAACGGACAAATAGATTCCCTACAGGGTAAAGCAAAAAAAGACAGTGTAAATACATTTGCAAAAAGAAGCAGCGGTATAATTATGCCAGAATATAGACTACCAACGGAAACCGAATGGGAATATGCGGCACAAGCCAACCAAGGTAACCGTGAGTACAACAACTACAGAGGTAGGAAAAAATATCCATGGGATGGTGATTACACCAGAAACGGACAACGTGTAGGTAGAGGTGACCAATTGGCCAACTTTAAGCAAGGTAAAGGAGATTACGGCGGAATCGCCGGATGGTCAGACGATGGTGCCGATATTACCGCCCAAGTAATGTCTTACAAGCCAAACGACCTTGGTCTTTACGATATGGCAGGTAACGTTGCCGAATGGGTAGCCGATGTTTATCGCCCCATAGTAGATGACGAGGTAAGTGATTTCAACTATTACCGTGGTAACATTTATATGAAAACCGCAATCGGTGAAGATGGAAAAGTAAACGTATTGAGAGATTCTATAATTTACGATACGCTTCCTAACGGAAAAATAGTTGCAGTAAACCTTCCAGGTGAAATTAAAATGGTTCCTGTAGATGAAGAGGAAACCTATTTAAGAACCAACTTCTCTTCTAGTGACAACAGAGGATATAGAGACGGAGACCCAGGTTCTTCCAGATTCTTTGACCAATTCAGTGATGAAGAAGGAGAAGATGACAACAAGAAAATGTACAACTCCCCTAAACATAAAGTAGAAAGGGATTCTACCGGAAAATTGATCAGACATTACGACACATCGAATAACAGAACAACATTGATCAACGACGAGGTAAGGGTTTACAAAGGTGGCTCATGGAGAGACCGAGCGTACTGGTTGGATCCAGCACAAAGAAGGTATTTGCCACAATATATGGCTACCGACTACATCGGCTTTAGATGTGCTATGTCAAGAGTAGGTTCTAAATCTAAGACAAAAAACAAGACCCCAAGAGGTAAAAAGGTAAGATAA
- a CDS encoding UDP-N-acetylmuramoyl-tripeptide--D-alanyl-D-alanine ligase — protein sequence MKTAQLHQHFLEFPEVCTDTRKITDNCIFFALKGDNFNGNRYANEALKKGAAYAVIDDAEFAESDRHILVDDTLKALQELAAFHRSHSKAKVIALTGSNGKTTTKELINAVLSQKYNTIATQGNLNNHIGVPLTLLSIKEDTEIAIVEMGANHQKEIEFLCGLAQPDFGYITNFGKAHLEGFGSEAGVIKGKSELYDFLTKNNKHVFMNGDDPVQIEKLGHYIKKYGFSTNNKDYYMVELTAADPFVKISIEDTSITSQLIGSYNFTNCAAAILIGKYFNVSLAQIKSAIEGYAPNNNRSQILTKNGHRIILDAYNANPTSMKAALENFAQMPGNNKIAFLGDMFELGTTAPEEHQAIADLAHKLNFENVILVGENFYGTDTLFQKYSTFNDLKLYLNDGNLKGNSTILIKGSRGMALERILEFL from the coding sequence ATGAAAACAGCGCAACTGCACCAGCATTTTTTAGAGTTTCCCGAAGTTTGTACCGACACTCGAAAAATAACCGACAACTGCATTTTTTTTGCCTTAAAGGGCGATAATTTTAACGGGAACCGCTACGCTAACGAAGCATTAAAAAAAGGAGCGGCCTATGCCGTAATCGATGATGCCGAGTTTGCCGAATCGGACCGACATATTTTGGTAGACGACACACTAAAAGCGCTTCAAGAACTCGCTGCATTCCACAGAAGCCATTCAAAAGCCAAGGTCATAGCCTTGACCGGAAGCAACGGCAAAACCACCACCAAAGAACTCATCAACGCCGTACTATCACAAAAATACAATACCATTGCCACCCAAGGCAACCTCAACAACCATATCGGGGTTCCACTCACCCTACTCTCCATAAAAGAAGATACCGAAATAGCCATTGTTGAAATGGGTGCCAATCACCAAAAGGAAATTGAATTTTTATGCGGTTTGGCACAACCCGATTTCGGCTATATCACCAACTTTGGCAAAGCACACCTCGAAGGTTTTGGAAGCGAGGCAGGCGTTATTAAGGGCAAAAGCGAACTTTACGACTTCTTGACCAAAAACAACAAGCATGTTTTTATGAACGGAGACGACCCCGTGCAAATAGAAAAACTTGGCCATTACATCAAGAAGTACGGTTTCAGCACAAACAACAAGGACTATTACATGGTTGAACTTACAGCGGCCGACCCTTTTGTAAAGATATCGATAGAAGACACCTCTATAACCTCACAACTTATCGGAAGCTACAATTTCACCAATTGTGCCGCAGCCATTCTCATTGGCAAATATTTCAATGTCTCCCTAGCCCAGATCAAATCGGCCATAGAAGGCTATGCCCCGAACAATAATCGTTCACAGATATTGACGAAAAACGGGCACCGTATCATACTGGACGCCTACAATGCCAACCCGACCAGTATGAAGGCCGCACTAGAAAATTTTGCCCAAATGCCCGGAAACAATAAAATCGCCTTTTTGGGCGACATGTTCGAACTAGGAACAACTGCGCCTGAAGAACACCAAGCCATAGCGGACCTCGCCCACAAACTGAATTTCGAAAATGTAATCTTGGTCGGCGAAAATTTTTATGGAACGGACACCCTTTTTCAGAAATACAGCACCTTTAACGACCTAAAACTGTACCTAAACGATGGAAACCTTAAGGGCAACAGCACTATTTTAATCAAGGGGTCAAGAGGCATGGCCCTCGAGCGCATTCTGGAATTTCTATAA
- a CDS encoding mechanosensitive ion channel family protein, whose amino-acid sequence MDKVSEWKNLTFNTITTIINDIASALPNILGALVILFIGWIISKVVRMVLGKVMKVAQVGKISDKINEAKLFGDSNVKVDIEKVLLQFVKWVLLLIFIVVAADIVELTIISQEIANLLRYLPILLSAMVIFMIGLYVAKLIKQALKGVFDSMGFGGGRLVSSVVFYIIVIFVTITSLNQAGIDTSMFTNNFSLILGAFLLAFALGLGLGSKSVVEGLLKMFYARKNYAVGDKIKFSDVEGTIEAIDNITVTLRTQKGKLIVPIKEIVENRVELK is encoded by the coding sequence ATGGATAAAGTTTCAGAATGGAAAAATTTAACTTTCAATACCATAACAACCATAATAAATGATATAGCTTCTGCATTGCCCAATATCTTGGGGGCGCTGGTTATTTTATTTATTGGATGGATCATAAGCAAGGTGGTGCGTATGGTTCTTGGGAAAGTGATGAAGGTGGCCCAAGTAGGGAAAATCTCCGATAAGATCAACGAGGCAAAGTTGTTTGGCGATAGCAACGTAAAGGTTGATATAGAAAAAGTCTTGCTTCAATTTGTAAAGTGGGTCCTTTTATTAATCTTTATTGTGGTTGCGGCAGATATTGTCGAGCTGACCATTATCTCCCAAGAGATTGCCAACTTGTTGCGATACTTGCCTATTCTGCTTAGTGCCATGGTCATTTTTATGATCGGGCTCTATGTGGCAAAACTCATAAAACAAGCCTTGAAAGGGGTCTTTGACTCCATGGGATTTGGCGGTGGCCGACTTGTGAGTAGTGTCGTCTTTTATATTATCGTCATTTTTGTAACGATAACTTCATTGAACCAAGCGGGTATTGATACCTCTATGTTCACGAACAACTTTTCGCTTATACTGGGCGCATTTTTGTTGGCCTTTGCCCTAGGGTTGGGTCTTGGGTCTAAAAGTGTGGTAGAGGGGCTGTTAAAGATGTTTTATGCGAGGAAGAATTACGCCGTAGGCGATAAGATCAAGTTTTCCGATGTGGAGGGCACCATAGAGGCTATAGATAATATTACGGTAACCTTGAGAACCCAAAAGGGGAAGCTGATTGTGCCCATCAAGGAAATTGTAGAAAATAGGGTCGAATTAAAGTAA